GTTGGGAAAACGCAAAGGGTATCCCGCCGAGCCGATGATACCGCACAACCTCACCATGACGGTTATCGGCGCGGCGCTGCTCTGGTTCGGCTGGTTCGGGTTCAACGCCGGGTCGGCCCTGACCTCCGGCGCGCTGGCGGTCACCGCCTTCGTCGCCACGCACATCGCCACCGCCGCGGCTTCGCTGGGCTGGGTGCTGGCGGAATGGACGCACCGCGGTAAACCGACCGTGCTGGGCGCGGCATCCGGCGCGGTGGCCGGGCTGGTCGCCATCACCCCCGCGGCGGGGTTCGTCACCCCGATGGCGTCGATCATCATCGGCTTCGGCGCGGGCGTGATCTGCTACCTCGCGATTGTGGCTAAGGGCAAACTGGGCTACGACGACGCGCTGGATGCGTTCGGCGTACACGGCGTTGGCGGCACGTGGGGCGCCATCGCCACCGGCCTGTTCGCAACCGTCGCGGTAAACAGCGCCGGGGCCGACGGCCTCTTTTACGGCAACGGCGGGCTGTTGACGAAACAGATGCTTTCCGTGGCTGCCACATGGGGCTACAGCTTCATCCTGACCTTCATCATCCTCAAGGCGCTGGACGCCACCATGGGCCTGCGCGTGACCGGGGAAGACGAGGTTATGGGGCTTGACCTGACGCAGCACGGCGAAAACGGCTATTTGATGTAACCCGTATTTTTTCCCGCGGGATTAACCGCTGTTTAAAGAGGGGCGGATCGTACGATCCGCCCCTTTTGTATTTCTCCCTCCCGGGTTCCGGTTGCCAAAAGGCGGCGAAAAGTGGTAAGTTTACCTGTCTCTTTTTGGGAGGATTTACTTTGAAATTACACGAGTATCAAGCCAAGGAAGTTTTGCGCAAATACGGCCTGCCGGTGCCGGAAGGCTGCCCCACGGACACCACGTACAACGTACGCGAAATCGCGGGACGGTTGGGCGGTTTCCCGGTGGTGGTGAAAGCGCAGATACACGCCGGGGGGCGTGGCAAAGGGGGCGGCGTAAAGCTCGCCTTCAGTCAGGACGAAGCGGAAAACCAGGCCAAAGCGATTCTGGGAATGAATCTGGTGACGCACCAGACCGGGCCGGAAGGGCGCATCGTCAAGAAGCTGCTCGTCGAAGCGGGCTGCCAGATAGCCAAAGAATACTATCTCAGCATCGTGCTGGACCGCGCCTCATCGCAAAACGTCATCATGGCCTCCACCGAAGGGGGGATGGACATCGAGGAAGTGGCCGAAAAGCACCCGGAAAAAATCCTGAAAGTCTTCATCGATCCCGCCGTTGGCATCATGCCGTACCAGTGCCGCCAGCTCGCCTTCGGGCTGGGTTTTCCGCAGGAGATGATCGGGCAGGTTTCCGCCTTCATCGCCAAATTTTACGAGCTGTATATAAAGGAAGACCTTTCCATGGCGGAGATCAATCCGCTGGTGGCCACCAAGGAAAACAAACTGCTGGCGCTCGACGCGAAACTGGCGTACGACGACAACGCCCTGTTCCGCCACAAGGAAGCCATCGACTTCCGCGACCTCAACGAAGAGGATCCGCTGGAGATAGAAGCCAGCAAATTCAGCCTGAACTATATCAAGCTGGACGGCGAAATCGGCTGCATGGTGAACGGCGCCGGGCTGGCGATGGCCACCATGGACATCATCAAGTATTGCGGCGGCGCGCCGGCCAACTTCCTGGACGTGGGGGGCAGCGCCAGCGCCGAGCAGATCGAAGAGGCGCTCAAGATCATCATCTCCGACTCGTCGGTCAAGGCGATCTTCATCAACATCTTCGGCGGCATCCTCCGCTGCGACCGCCTCGCGACCGGCGTCGTGACCGCGGCGAAAAAGATCAACATCAAAATCCCTATCGTCATCCGGATGGAGGGGACGAACGTGGAAGAAGGAAGGAAAATACTCGCCGAAAGCGGGCTT
This genomic interval from Nitrospinota bacterium contains the following:
- a CDS encoding ammonium transporter, whose protein sequence is MKKILSALILVGMFMMAGVAFAEDAAVPAAEPAAVAVPATEAAPAPAPHIDSGDTSWMLISTALVMLMTPGLALFYGGLVRRKNVLSVIMQSFIALGVISIQWVLIGYSLAFGPDVGGVIGDLSLAGLSGVGLAPNGTIPAQLFMMFQMMFAVITPALISGAFAERMKFSTYLVFIVLWSTIVYDPLAHWVWGGGWMMKMGALDFAGGLVVHISSGVAALVCALVLGKRKGYPAEPMIPHNLTMTVIGAALLWFGWFGFNAGSALTSGALAVTAFVATHIATAAASLGWVLAEWTHRGKPTVLGAASGAVAGLVAITPAAGFVTPMASIIIGFGAGVICYLAIVAKGKLGYDDALDAFGVHGVGGTWGAIATGLFATVAVNSAGADGLFYGNGGLLTKQMLSVAATWGYSFILTFIILKALDATMGLRVTGEDEVMGLDLTQHGENGYLM
- the sucC gene encoding ADP-forming succinate--CoA ligase subunit beta, producing MKLHEYQAKEVLRKYGLPVPEGCPTDTTYNVREIAGRLGGFPVVVKAQIHAGGRGKGGGVKLAFSQDEAENQAKAILGMNLVTHQTGPEGRIVKKLLVEAGCQIAKEYYLSIVLDRASSQNVIMASTEGGMDIEEVAEKHPEKILKVFIDPAVGIMPYQCRQLAFGLGFPQEMIGQVSAFIAKFYELYIKEDLSMAEINPLVATKENKLLALDAKLAYDDNALFRHKEAIDFRDLNEEDPLEIEASKFSLNYIKLDGEIGCMVNGAGLAMATMDIIKYCGGAPANFLDVGGSASAEQIEEALKIIISDSSVKAIFINIFGGILRCDRLATGVVTAAKKINIKIPIVIRMEGTNVEEGRKILAESGLKFLIGNGMKDGAQKAVAAVKG